The genomic interval TATAATGGAGCCAAAATGTTTGAAGACAAATCCAAGATTGTTGAAGGGCATCATGCTCTGTTTTCTTTCTCAAAAAAGTAACAATACTCCAAATTGCCCTCTTTGCCAGTGAGTTTTGAAGGCGATTTCAGAACCAACTTCCACCCTTTGAGTCTGCAGGCATCCTCAAACTTTATCATCGCCTGCAAAATTACCTTCTCATCAGTAACGACACCGTTTCTGTCTCTCTTTGCCTCACGCCCAACTTCAAACTGCGGTTTGAAAAGCAGGATGATCTTATCTTTGGCTAGTCTATCGACGGCATCCAAGATGTAAAGCAGAGAGATAAAAGCGACATCACTTACCACTATGTCAAACTCTTTCTCACTCTCAAACTCTCTTATGTCGCAACCCTCGTATGAGTGGACTCTCTCATCGTTTTTTAGACTTGCGTGTAGTTGTTCACGTCCTACATCTACGGCAGTGACTTCTTTTGCGCCGCCCTCTAGCAATACCTGAGTGAAACCGCCTGTTGATGAGCCGATGTCAAGTGCTATCATCCCATTTACGTCAAGAGAGAGCTCCTCCAAAAAAGCGCTCAGTTTAAAAGCCGCGCGGGAGACATACTCTTTATGCTCTTTTACGCTCACTTTGTCGCTCTCTTTTAGTTTATGCGATGCCTTGATGATCTGCTCACCGTTTACGCTTACAAATCCCTCTTTTATGAGTGTCTGCGCTTTGTTTCTGCTCTCGCACAGAGAGTTTTCTACAAGGTAGTTATCAAGCCTGCTCAATTTTTTCTCTCATCTCTTGCTCGCTAAGAACAGCAACGCCCAGAGCCACTGCTTTGTCATATTTGCTTCCCGCATCTTCGCCGTAGATGACAAAGTCGGTCTTTTTGGATACCGAACTCACCACCTTTGCGCCCAGAGCTTCCAACATCTCTTTTATAACGTCTCTTGACTCGCTCATACTCCCAGTAAGCACTACACTCTTGCCTTTAAACGGGTTCTCTTTTGCCTCTTCTCTCTGCTTTGGTTCAAGAGGACGCAAAATCTCTTGGAGTTGCAAGATAGTCTCTCTGTTTACTCGAACAAACTCCAAAACGGACTCCGCCATCTCCTCACCAAAACCCTCTAACGCTACCAGTTCATCTTTTGAGGCATCAATAAAAGAGCTTCCAAAACGAGCACTTAGAGTCTTTGAAGCGACCTCTCCGATATGCTCGATACCCAAAGAGTTTACAAATCGCCAGTAGTCACACCCTTTGGCAGCTTCAAGTGAGGCAAGCAGATTTTGCGCTTTTTTCTCTTTGAAACCCTCTAGCGTTAGGAGCTTCTCCAAAGTCAAATCAAACAAATCGATTACGCTCTTCACCAAACCTGACTCAAAGAGAGCCTCTACTATTTTGTTGCCCAAGCCGTCAATATTTAGGCACGGTTTTGAGGCAAAATAGATGATGGAGTTTATAACTCTTGCCTCACATGTGAGATTTTGACACTTTAAAAGTACACCCTCATCCAAAAGTTCGCTGCCGCAAACGGGGCAATTTGTAGGTCTTTGAACCTCAACTTCGCTTCCGTCTCTCTCATGCGTTAAAACTTTTATGATCTTTGGTATAACATCGCCGCTTCTAAGGATGATGACCTTGTCGTTTATGCGGATATCTTTTCTATCTATCTCGTCAAAATTGTGCAGTGTTGCTCGCTCGACTATAACGCCATCAATATTTGTCGGCTCGACGATGGCAACAGGGGTAACCGCACCCGTGCGTCCTACTTGGAGGATTATCTCTTTTAAAGTAGTTATCTTCTCAACGGCAGGAAACTTGTAAGCAACCGAAAAACGCGGGTTTTTAACGGTATAGCCCATATCTATCTGAGCGGCTATTTCGTTTACTTTTATAACCATCCCATCAAGCATCATCGCGTAACTGTCGCGGTTTTTGTTCATCTCTTCATATACCGCTTCTATCTCGTCAAAATCTTTACATGTAGCACGAAGCGGCGGTTTTTTAAAGCCAAGAGAGTAGATGTACTCCATCTTTTCGCTCAGAAGTTTATGCTCCAGAGTGTTTTCTCCCACACCGTAAGGCAAAAAAACAAGATTTCTTGAAGCGGTAATAGCAGAATCAAGCTGTCTCAGACTTCCTGCCGCTGCATTTCTAGGGTTTGCAAAAACAGCTTCGCCCTTTGCGGCTCTCTCTTGGTTAATGCGCTCAAACTCATCTTTGTAAAGCACGACCTCACCGCGAATCTCTATGCGCTCTTTATGCTCTATGGTTAGCGGGATCGAGCGGATGGTCTTTACGTTTTGGGTTATAAGCTCACCCACGCTTCCGTCTCCGCGCGTAATGCCTTGAGAGAGCTTCCCATCTTCATAGATAAGATTTAGGCTTGCTCCGTCATACTTCGGCTCGCAGTAAAATGAGATATTGCTGTCTAGTTTGTATGTTTTGGTAAGCCACTTCTGCAGTCCGTCAGAGTCAAAAACATCCTCAAGACTCCACATTCGGCTAAGATGAGGGGCTTTTGAGAATCCCTCCGAGATGATATCTCCTACTCTTTGCGTGGGAGAGTTTGCCAGAATATCCTCACAGTGGCGCTCTTCATACTCCAAAACCTCATGGTAAAGCTTGTCATAAACCTCATCGGTAGTCATCGGGTCATCAAGTACGTAGTAGTGGTATGAGTAGAGGTTAAGAAGCTCTACTGCTTTTATATATTGCTCTTTGTTCATGGTCAAAATTTTATCGAAATCTTCTTAAAATAATTAACTTGATAATAATTATCAGTATTTATATTAGATTAAGGCAACTTCCACTACACTTTCGTATTGAGAATGAATATCATTACATAAAAGGAAAACAAAAATATGAAAAATCTATTTATAAAATCACTTTTAATAGCCCCTGTACTTATAAGTGCGGATGTAATACCTGCCATTAACTCAAAAGGCGGCGCCTTGGTTCTGCCTGAGGGAAAGCTAAAGATGACGATGACGCATATAAATTTTGATAGAAACAGTATGTTTGATGGAACAAGTGAGGTTCAAAACAGAGAGAATCTTGACGCGACGGCAAACATTACCATGGTCGCTTTAAGCTACGGTCTCTCAAATAAAACGACCATAAGCACTATCATTCCTTACAAAAATATCGAAGCTACGGCAAGGCTTGGCGTAAATGAAGTCGCCATAGATAACAAAGGCTTGGGTGACATAGTTTTAGCAGCAAGACATGTTTTAGTTCCCATGAGCGATGCAGGGTATCAGCTCTCTTTTGATGCAGCCGTAAAACTCCCGACAGGTGCTACAAACGGCTCATTTAAAACAGCACCTGCAATTGCAAATGACGTAAACACTCCTATGCCTACACAGATGGGAACGGGAGAGTTTGAGTATATGCTCGGGCTTGGAACTACAAAGATGCTAGATGAGAGCTGGGAAATGGATGCGCACGCTATGTACACGCACAGACCAAAAGCGCACAACGACTACGATTTCGGCGATGAGATCGCTCTGAACCTCTCAACAACAAAAGCTGTTACAAGCAAACTAAATATCGGTGTTGAGTATAATGTTAAGTACAATACAAAGACGGACATGGGAGAGGACACAAATGCACCGCTTCGCTCTATGCTTCCGTTTAAAGCTTTTAGCGGAACGGCAGCTTATGTGACACCTCAAGTAGAGTTTTTACCCTTTGGCAAACCAAAAGTTCATATAGGAGTAGGTCTCTCATTTTTGGCACATTATGACCTGAAAGAGTATCAGCCCCTTGAAAAAGAGAGATTTATAGTTAGACTTGGTTATATGTTTTGACTTGATTATGGTCAATGATAATTAATATTATAGTTAGTAATATACACAATAATTTTACGAGGATTTTTATTATGAAAAGTTTTATCTCTACAGTTTTTACACTGCTGCTACTTGGCTCGAACTCACTTATTGCGGGCGAGAAACTGGACAAGATCGTGGTCTCTGGCCCCTTTGCTTCCGTTTCACACCCGATCTTGCATATAATAGAGACAAACGCGCTAAGCGATGTTGCAGACAAGGTAGAGTTCAAACTTTGGAAAAATCCAGACGAACTTCGTGCAATGACTATCAAAGGGGATGTGGACTTTGTAGCCATCCCTACAAACACGGCGGCAATACTCAACAACAAAGGCGTTGATATAAGACTGCTAAATGTTTCCGTTTGGGGGATTTTAGGGATGATAAGCCGCGATAATTCGCTAAAAACCCTTAAAGATTTCAAAGGCAAAAAGATAGCCGTTCCTTTTCGCGCCGATATGCCCGACATAGTATTTAAACAGCTTCTAAAAAAAGAGGGATTAGACCCTAAAGAGGATTTTGAGCTTCTCTATGTAGCTTCTCCAGTTGATGCTATGCAGATGCTTATCATGAGAAGAATAGACCACGCGCTCTTAGCTGAGCCTGCCATCTCAATGGCTCTACGTAAGACAAAATCATTTCCCGTCAGTCTGGTCGCGCCTGACTTGTACAGAAGCGTCGATCTGCAAGATGAGTGGGGTAAAGTATTTGACACAAATGGTGATGTTCCTGAAGCGGGCATTGCCGTTATGGGGCATGTTAAAGATGAGCATGTTATCAAGAGATTTAAAGAAGAGTATGCAAAATCACTTGAGTGGTACAGAGCAAACCCCAAAGAGGCGGGTAAACTGGTTGCAAAAAATATTGATATGTTAAGTGAAGAGGGAATAAGCGACTCTATCTCGCATATTAGGTTTAAAAACGTAAGTGCCGCAGAAGCAAAGAGAGAGTTAGAGTTTTTCTTTAATGTCTTAAAAGAAGAAGAGCCTAAAAGTATCGGCGGCAAACTGCCCCAGAACAGTTTTTACTACGGACTTTAATATATGAAGTTTGCCCTAAAAATCTTAAAAGACTTCCCCGCCTTTCTTTGGAGCGGATGGGGAGCGCTCGCTTCCATACTACTATTTATTGCACTTTGGGATGTGGGCAATCAGGTTTATGGCGATCTGGTTCTGCCCTCACCGCTTGAGACCTTTAAAACTCTGGGCTTGATGCTTCAAGATGAGGCTGTTATAACAGAGATAAAGACAACGCTTTACCGTGCTTCGATCGGCTTTGGCATCTCACTTCTTTTAGGAACCGCTCTTGGGCTGTTAGCTGGTTTTTTTGCAACGGCTTCGATGATGAGCCGCCCGATAGTAACCATACTTGTGGGTATGCCTCCCATTGCCTGGATAGTTTTGGCGATGATCTGGTTTGGCATGGGGGATGAGACCGTAATATTTACGGTTATCGTCGCCTCTTTTCCTATTATCTTTGTCGGAGCGCTTCAGGGAACACGCACGCTTGATGGCGACTTAAAGGAGATGGCTGAGAGCTTTCATTTTCCGTGGCATATGAGATTTTTTGACGTCTATTTTCCGCATATCTTCTCATACGTTTTTCCGGCATGGGTAAGCGGTCTAGGAATGGCATGGAAGATAGTAATCATGGCAGAGCTTTTAGCTACGAGTGATGGCATCGGAGCATCTTTGGCAGTGGCGAGAAGCCAGCTTGATACTCCTACGGCTCTCTCCATCGTCGTAATTATGATAGCTTCGCTGATGTTTATAGAGTACATAATATTAGAACCGATAAAAAGAGAGGTTGAACTGTGGAGAGATTAGAGGTAAAAAAACTAAACCACCATTTTGGTTTTAGTGAGATTTTAAAAGATATAAGCTTCACGCTTAACAAAGGCGAAGTCCTCTCGATAGTCGGTCCTAGCGGCGGCGGTAAAACAACGCTTCTGCATCTATGCGCCGATCTTCTTGATGTTCAGGAGGGAAGTGTTACAAACACCTTCTCAAGCAGTGCGTTCGCTTTTCAGGAAGCGAGGCTTCTGCCGTGGAAAAACGTCATAGAGAATATCGCTCTGGCACTAACCGCTAAAGGAGAGAAAAAAGAGAGTGCCATAAAAAAATCGCAAGAGATAGCGCTTCGCTTCGGTCTTGTTGAGGATGATTTTGAGAAGTTTCCAAAGGATTTAAGCGGCGGAATGAAGCAGAGAGTTAGCTTTGCAAGAGCGCTTGTCGTCAAACCATCTCTGCTCTTTTTGGACGAACCCTTTTCTGCACTTGATATCGGGCTTAAAAAAGAGCTTCAAAGCGTGCTAATTGAGATGATAAGCAAAAAAGAGATAAGTATACTTTTTATAACGCATGATCTGATGGAGGCGATTCGCTTAAGCGATGAGATGCTACTTCTTAAAGCCGATCCGGGGCATATAGTAAAAAAATTCAAGTTTGACCTTATCCAAAACCAGAGAGATGACAAATATGTTTATGGCAAGAGTGCGGAAATACTTCAAGATGAAGAGATTATAAGCACATTTGAACTGGAACTAAAATAATGAGCCAAGAAGAAAAACCGCAGATACTTCACGCGACAAACCACTATCTCTACTATCCTGACGAAAAAGATGTACCTGCATACTTGGCGTATGGATTTAGACCCGTATTTCTACTTCTTGCTCCATATATGATAATCTCCATGCTTCTTTGGGGGCTTGTCTGGAGTGGAGCCATAAACATACCCTTTATGGACAATGTTTTAGTATGGCACGTTTACGAGATGCTCTTTGGAATACTTACCATCGGAGCACTGGCGTTTTTAAGCACAGGACTTCCCGAACTTTTTCCGGGGCTTATTCCCCTTATCGGCAAGAGATTAAAGTATGTGGTTCTATTATGGGTGGCGGGTCGCATAAGCTTCTGGCTTATCGATGTTACGGGAGTCTATTTGACTGCTCTCTTAAACCTCTTAATGCTTGGCTGGCTTATCTGGTTTGGAAGAAGAGCGGTTCTGGACAAGCTCCAAAGACACGCCTCTCTTGGCTATACGCTATTGGCACTTTTAATCATTGAGGCTTGGTTCTTTGCATCTATGGCAGGTCACGCTTCCACTCCGCCGATAGATATACTCAAAATAGCTCTCGGGGGACATGTTGTGCTGATACTTCTGGCACTTAGACGTGTCAATATGGAGGCAGTAAATGAGCTGATGGAGGATAAGGGAATAGATGACGTATATGTTTCACGTCCTCCGCTAACAAACCTCGCCGCCTTTAGTGTCATCCTTTTTAGCGTTGTAGAGTTTTTATACCCTGCCAACTCCGCTTTAGGATGGATCGGGCTCGCCGTGGGAGCTGCTATTTTAGCGGTAACGAACGACTATATTTTAAAAGACAAGTTTATTCTAAATCAGCCTTATGTAATATATTTAAGTTTGATTTTTATTATGCTTGGAGTGGGTTATGCGCTTATGGGATGGGCTATTTTAGCCCAAGATACGCATAATATAAGCCACTTTAGACACTTTATAACAAGTGGCGGGATTGGTCTCTCTTATGTTATGGTCATGATGATCATCAGCTGGATACATACGGGACGTCACCTAACGTCAAATATATATACGCACTCTATGGTCGCGGCAGTAGTTGTGGCAACTCTTATGAGAGGCTCTATACCGTTTTTTGAGAACTATTCGGATGAGCTCTATCTTTACTCATCGCTTATATGGACGCTTCCGTTTATAATCTATATAAAGCTCTTTTTTAGATTTTTAACAGCTCCTCGGGCTGATGGGGTAAAGGGCTGATTATAGAGCATAGATCTACAGGACGCCCAAAGTAGTACCCCTGAAACTCGTCTACGCCGTACTCTTTTAGAAGTTCAAATATCTTCTCGTTCTCGACAAACTCCGCAACGGTAGTTATATTTAACTCCTGTGCGAAGCGGATTATACTCTTTACCAAGATTTGAGAGTCGCTGTCTGTCAATATATTTTGTATCAAAGAGCCGTCGATCTTTAGATAATCTGGCTTTATCTCCAGAATATGCGCATAGTTTGCATAACCGCTTCCAAAATCGTCTATGGCAATCTGTACACCCATCTCACGCAGCTTTTCAACAACTTTTCTGAGCATCTTGAAGTTCTCTACACCCTCTTGTTCAGTTATCTCTACAACTACTCTGCGCGGAGAGTCAAACTCTTTGATCTGCTCCATCAATGTATCCATCATCGAGGTATTGAAAAAGTCGTTTGGCAGAAAGTTTATTGAGATCTTCTCGCTTCGCTTGGCAAAAAACGAAAGACTCTGCACCAGCATCTCTTTTGCTATCTGTATGTAAAGACCGCTGTTCATCGAAATATCCAAAAACTCACACGGTGGCAATATCTTTTTCTCACCGCCGTCAAACTCCACTATTCTAGCCAAAGCTTCATACTTTATAACTACTCCGTCTCTGTCTGTTATAGGCTGAAAAAACGGGATAACATTTTTATGCTCCAGTGCATATTTTACACACCGCTTCACTCTCATAACATTTTGTGAATACTCTTTTGTATCGACCTTCTGTGAGTACATCAGATAAGGCAATGACTGCTTTTTAGCCTTTTTAATAGCCATCTGAGCATCTTCAAGCGGATGTTTGTCATTAAACGCCATACCGGAATATATCTCAATGCTAATAGCCTCATCAACTCCTACCACAAATATTTTAAGAGAGCTAAGTTTATTATGAAGCTCTTCAATAATTTTACAATACTCATCACCCTCAAAGTTATCCTCTTTTTTTAAAAGTACAAACTCATCCGAAGAGATCCTATATGCATCAAAGTTATATTTTTTGGCAAACTCATCAAATGCTTCTGCAACTCTGATAAGTATCTCGTTACCTACATCAACGCCGTATATTTCGTTAATAAGGCTGAACTCTTTTATGTTGCTGAGGATAAGCACCTTATTTTCTAAAGATAGCAGATTGTCATTGAGCGCATGCCTGTTTAAAAGAGTTGTCAGATGGTCGGTATAGACCTGCTTGGAGAAGTACTCAAGCATCTTGCTAAAGCCAATATGATGGATGGCTCCCAAAATAAGCATAATAACAACGATCATAAAAAATAGATGTTGCATAAACTCTCTATCTTTTTTTGCGACTCCAGACATATCAAATCCAATGACCAGATGGCCGAGTGTTTTAGACAGGTGGTTATTTAGAGGAATGCTCATATCTATTTTGTAGAGCTCTGCATCCTCGTTATGCTCATGTTCTAGGTGTTTTTTTAGATTTTCACTACCCTTTATAAGTATGTAGTTCTCACCTATCGCTATGCCGTCTTTGTTTATGAGAACATTCATCAAAGAGCTGTTTACTGCAACACCGATATCGGCTTCAAAAATGGAGTTTAGATTTTTTAAGAAATTCTCTGGAGATATTCCAAGCTCTACATTTCCGACATAAACATCATTGTAGAAGATAGGCTTTGTTATACGGTATGTCATCTCAAGATTGCCTACTTCAAAACCGCTGAATGAGCGCTGCATAGTGTTCGTATCTGTCATAAGAGTTCTATTCTTATTTAACTTATCACCAAAATACTGAGGTTTGTGCGCTCTAAATAGAGTTATGCCCTCATTTGTGCGAAATGTAAGTATATTAACGGAGTTTTGAATAAGTTTTAGCTCGTTATAAAGTGGCAAGACTATCGAAGCTATGCTTTCATGATCTTTGCTTGAAACTGCTTTTGCCAGACCTTTTGAAGCTATAAGTTTATCAAGTCTTAGTTCAAGCTCTATCTTGTCATGCTCAAGATTGACCTCAAATAGGTTTTTAGCAGACGCCGCAACCCGTTGAAACTGCTTCTCAATTGAACTGCTTATCTGATAGTTTAAAAAAAGATAAACGACGGCCCATGCCACTCCAAGTACAATTGAAGTTAATATCAGTGTATTGCGTCTTGTCTGATTAGGGACACTCATGCCGTTCTCACTCTATATAATTTAGTCATAATTGTACCCTTTTCATTCTAAAGTTTTAATTTATTTTTACTTATATATCACTAACACTTTTATATAATACTTTTAGCACCAAAAACAAAAGGATAAACAATGAAAAAGATACTATTGACAGTCGCACTTTTCACTACACTATCTATTGCAGAGGAGAGTTTTCAAGCTCATGAGCAGAAGATGCAGCAGATGCAAAAAGAGAGCGGTTCTGGCGAGATGAACCAAGATAGAAACAGAAACAAAGAGAAGCAGGAGAAGAAAAGTCAGTACAAATATGAAAATCAGTACAAGAACGGCGCACAAGACGGCTCTAATATGAACAGCGGCTCAATGGGTAGCAGAGGCGGCGGTAGAAGATAACTCTTCTAGCACCTACACCTTGGTGTAGAGCCAGCTCCTCTTTTGATAAATATAGACATATATCAACCCTTTTATAAGCGTCTCAATATTCATTATCACAAAAATAGCAATGATCCCGTAACCCATTTTATAGGCTATATATGAGGGTATCACTCTAAATATCCAAAGCGAAAGCACATTGACCTTTAGCGTAGTTTTTGTAGCTCCTGCTCCACGCAGTGCCCCCGAATAGACGAACATTATCGCAAGCGGTATCTGGGCAACTCCTACAAGTATAAGGTAGTATGAAGCCACTGCTATCGTAGCTGCATCTTTTGTAAAAAAGCTAACCAGAAACTCGGGAAAGAGAATAAGAAAAACACCCACACTTCCCATAAATATATAGGCTATTCGTCCGCTTATTACACCCATATTGTAGGCTCTACCTATATTTTTTGCTCCCAGACTCTGCCCCACAAGTGCCATTGCTGCTATAGAAAAACCAAAACCGGGCATAAACGCAATTCCCTCTATACGAAGAGCGACCTGATACCCTGCTAGCTCTTCTGTTCCGTAAGCGGCGATTATGGCTACAAAAACAAGAAAGGACATGCTTGAGATTCCGCGGTCAAGCGCCGCGCTCCATCCCACATGCCAAACCCTGATAAGATCTTTTACTCTTATGATAGGGATGATATTGAGCTTTGAGTGCGGTTTTTTTATAAGGATGTAATATGCAACGACGTTAAAACAGTAAGATATTACGGTCGCATACGCCGCCCCCTCTATCCCCATCGCCTCAAAGCCGTAATGACCGAAGATAAGGACATAGTTTAAAAATGCGTTTATTGCAGTGGATACAAGCTTAATATATAGAGAGTTTTTAGTATCTCCCGCCGCCGAGAGCGCGTTATACAGAAGTGTGTCGATAAATATAACGACTATTCCAAGAGAGATTATCTTAAAGTATAGTGCGCCCTGCTCTACAACATCCTCTTGCGCACCCATAAGTGCGTAGATATACTCACTCCCTGTATAGCCGGCGATCGTGACAAAAACAGAGAGCACTACCGCAAAAATCCCAAGCGAGTAGAGCAGTGCCGAAGCCCTTCTTTTTCTCCCCTCTCCTATAAAACGGGATATTAGTGCATTTCCGCCAACGACATAAAGTGTCATAAGAACGTTTATGATCATCATAAACTGCATGCTCATACCAACAGCGGCAAGTGCGGAGACGCTTACCATACCGATCATAAGCATATCTACAAGGATCTGAAGAATATCTACAAGATGTTTTAGTGCCGCAGGAATTGCGATAGAAAATACCTTGTGCGTATCACGCGAAATCAGTTTTGAAAAAATTGTGACACCTCTTGCATGGCCGACATCAGCTCATCTTTTGTCTTAAACTCTAAAATTGTTCTATTTTTTTTCTCTTCATGTACAGGAGTGAAATCAAAAACCAAAATGTAAGATTTAAGCTTTACTTTTTCACCGTAAAGCTCTGCCCACTCCAGACTCATCTCTGCGACCTCACCGTTCAAGTCCACAACTACTGCGGGGTATAGCCGTGTTATTTTACTTAAATCGAGATCTCCGACACTTGATCTATAAATCATATTTTTCATAAACTAAACTTTTTACAATATATTTTTGATATAGTAACCTATGAAGTTTGATAGTTCGCTTTTTAATATAGCTCTAAATAGATACTTCACACAGATTTCACATATCTGATTTATAATAGTTATTATAATTTAAAATAAAAAAGAGTCTCTGTTATGAAAAATTTTCTGTTTCTATCTTTTTACCTTTTTTTCTCTCTTGCTCACGCCAGAGAGCTCACACTTGATGAGTGCATTGATAAGGCTCTGAAAAACCATCCCGATATCAAAAGACTCTCTTTGAGTGTTTCAAAAAGCAAAAGTTATGTAGATATCGCAAAGGCGGACTATCTGCCGCAGATAAACCTAAGTGCGGAGTATAACCCCATCAACACGTTTGTAATGCCGCAAAACTCTCAGTTTAATACCATCGAAGATGACAGCTACAAAGTAAGCGCACAGTTAAATCAAAAAATATATGATTTTGATAAAACAACCTCAACCATAAAAGCGTATAAAAAAGAGCAAAACAGAGCCGATTTTACCTTAGAGGAT from Sulfurimonas crateris carries:
- a CDS encoding MATE family efflux transporter; this translates as MFSKLISRDTHKVFSIAIPAALKHLVDILQILVDMLMIGMVSVSALAAVGMSMQFMMIINVLMTLYVVGGNALISRFIGEGRKRRASALLYSLGIFAVVLSVFVTIAGYTGSEYIYALMGAQEDVVEQGALYFKIISLGIVVIFIDTLLYNALSAAGDTKNSLYIKLVSTAINAFLNYVLIFGHYGFEAMGIEGAAYATVISYCFNVVAYYILIKKPHSKLNIIPIIRVKDLIRVWHVGWSAALDRGISSMSFLVFVAIIAAYGTEELAGYQVALRIEGIAFMPGFGFSIAAMALVGQSLGAKNIGRAYNMGVISGRIAYIFMGSVGVFLILFPEFLVSFFTKDAATIAVASYYLILVGVAQIPLAIMFVYSGALRGAGATKTTLKVNVLSLWIFRVIPSYIAYKMGYGIIAIFVIMNIETLIKGLIYVYIYQKRSWLYTKV